The following proteins are co-located in the Massilia litorea genome:
- a CDS encoding sulfite exporter TauE/SafE family protein codes for MMDFMWLGGAAFLAGLVDAVVGGGGLVQVPAIFSFLPREAPATLLGTNKLASICGTGAAAFNYSRRVRVAWSAAAPAALAAFALSFVGAWTVTRVPGDFVRSLLPFILLAVALYTFRKKDLGSVHAPVHSGAAERWWAVGIGAAIGFYDGFFGPGTGSFLIFLFVRFFGFDFLSASAAAKIVNVACNLSALLWFGYSGHLLWQLGLLMAVCQIGGSLVGTRLAIKHGSVFVRKLFLVVVSTLIVKTGFDAVVRLAS; via the coding sequence ATGATGGATTTTATGTGGCTCGGCGGCGCCGCCTTTCTTGCCGGGCTGGTGGACGCCGTCGTCGGCGGTGGCGGCCTGGTCCAGGTACCCGCCATCTTTTCCTTCCTCCCGCGGGAAGCGCCGGCGACCCTCCTCGGCACGAACAAGCTGGCCAGTATTTGTGGCACGGGTGCGGCGGCGTTTAACTATTCGCGCCGCGTGCGCGTCGCCTGGAGCGCGGCGGCGCCGGCGGCGCTGGCCGCCTTTGCCTTGTCCTTTGTCGGCGCCTGGACCGTGACGCGGGTGCCGGGCGATTTCGTGCGCAGCCTGCTGCCCTTTATTTTGCTGGCGGTCGCGCTATATACCTTCCGCAAGAAGGACCTGGGGTCGGTGCACGCGCCGGTACACAGCGGCGCAGCGGAGCGCTGGTGGGCGGTCGGCATCGGCGCCGCCATCGGTTTCTATGACGGCTTCTTCGGCCCCGGCACGGGCAGCTTTTTGATTTTCCTGTTCGTGCGCTTTTTCGGTTTCGATTTCCTCAGCGCCTCGGCGGCAGCAAAGATCGTGAATGTCGCCTGCAACCTGTCGGCCCTGCTGTGGTTCGGCTACAGCGGTCACCTGCTGTGGCAGCTGGGACTGCTGATGGCGGTCTGCCAGATCGGCGGCTCGCTGGTCGGTACGCGGCTGGCGATCAAGCATGGCAGTGTCTTCGTGCGCAAATTGTTCCTGGTCGTGGTGTCGACCCTGATCGTCAAGACCGGCTTCGATGCCGTCGTACGTCTGGCCAGCTGA
- a CDS encoding ABC transporter substrate-binding protein, which translates to MKRTALALAASAAFLGFMAPASAQISGDTIKIGLLTDLSGVYSDVDGNGGAEAVRMAIADMGGAVNGKKIEFMVADHQNKPDIAASKAREWFDQQGVDMLIGGTNSGANLAMAKVAGEKKKLFISIGAGTAQLTNEQCSPYTVHYAYDTVALARGTGSAVIKQGGKSWYFLTADYAFGQSLERDTTEVLKANGGTVLGSVKHPLSASDFSSFLLQAQSSKAQVLGLANAGGDTINSIKAAKEFGLTKNMKIAGLLVFINDIHTLGLDATQGMYLTDGWYWDMNADTRNWSKRYFAKMKKEPSMLQAADYSATMNYLNAVKKIGTDDSTKVMAQLKATKINDMFTKNGVIRDDGRMVHDMYLMQVKSKAESKYPWDYYKLVATIPGDQAYTKKSETKCAAWK; encoded by the coding sequence ATGAAACGTACCGCCCTCGCCCTCGCCGCCAGCGCCGCCTTCCTCGGCTTCATGGCACCTGCTTCAGCCCAGATCAGCGGCGACACCATCAAGATCGGCCTGCTCACCGACCTGTCCGGCGTCTATTCCGACGTCGACGGCAACGGTGGCGCCGAAGCCGTCCGCATGGCGATCGCCGATATGGGCGGCGCCGTGAACGGTAAAAAAATCGAATTCATGGTCGCCGACCACCAGAACAAACCGGACATCGCCGCCTCCAAGGCGCGCGAATGGTTCGACCAGCAAGGCGTCGACATGCTGATCGGCGGCACCAACTCCGGCGCCAACCTGGCCATGGCCAAGGTCGCAGGCGAGAAGAAGAAACTCTTCATTTCGATCGGCGCCGGCACCGCCCAGCTGACCAATGAGCAGTGCTCGCCCTACACTGTGCACTACGCCTACGACACCGTGGCGCTGGCACGCGGCACCGGCTCGGCCGTGATCAAACAGGGCGGCAAGAGCTGGTATTTCCTGACCGCCGACTATGCCTTCGGCCAGTCGCTGGAACGCGACACGACCGAGGTGCTGAAAGCCAATGGCGGCACCGTGCTGGGCAGCGTCAAGCATCCGCTGTCGGCCTCGGACTTCTCGTCCTTCCTGCTGCAGGCGCAATCGTCGAAGGCGCAGGTGCTGGGCCTGGCGAATGCCGGCGGCGACACGATCAATTCGATCAAGGCGGCCAAGGAATTCGGTCTGACCAAGAACATGAAGATCGCCGGCTTGCTGGTGTTCATCAACGACATCCACACCCTGGGCCTGGACGCAACCCAGGGCATGTACCTGACCGACGGCTGGTACTGGGACATGAACGCCGACACCCGCAACTGGTCGAAGCGCTATTTCGCCAAGATGAAGAAGGAACCGTCGATGCTGCAGGCGGCCGACTACTCGGCGACGATGAATTACCTGAACGCGGTGAAAAAGATCGGCACCGACGACTCGACCAAGGTCATGGCGCAGTTGAAGGCGACCAAGATCAACGACATGTTCACCAAGAACGGCGTCATTCGTGACGACGGCCGCATGGTGCACGACATGTACCTGATGCAGGTGAAGTCGAAGGCCGAGTCGAAGTACCCATGGGATTACTACAAGCTGGTCGCCACCATCCCGGGCGACCAGGCGTACACCAAGAAGTCGGAAACGAAGTGCGCCGCCTGGAAGTAA
- a CDS encoding iron-containing alcohol dehydrogenase: MTAFAFNTVASIVSEPGVCARLGQLVAERLPGTRRVLIVTDAGFLRTGLLEPARASLEAQGLAVRIFSDVVADPPEQIVLAAVASAREHETDLVIGFGGGSSMDVAKLVAVLAGSDQPLHQIYGIGNVKGQRLPLIQVPTTAGTGSEVTNIAIVTTGETTKMGVVAPQLYADLALLDAELTLGLPPLVTAATGIDAMVHAIEAYTSKHKKNPLSDNLARQALGLLSSNLMTAVETGSNLEARQAMLLGACLAGQAFSNAPVAAVHALAYPIGGIFHVPHGLSNSLVLPHVLRFNASHAAPLYAELADIVVPGASGSHAARTEGLIAAMQQIALRTGIQTRLADVGIAEADLDRLADDAMLQTRLLGNNPRELTRADARAIYAAAL; the protein is encoded by the coding sequence ATGACCGCCTTTGCCTTCAACACCGTCGCCAGCATCGTTTCGGAACCGGGCGTTTGCGCCCGCCTCGGCCAGCTCGTCGCCGAACGTTTACCAGGCACCCGCCGCGTCCTGATCGTGACCGACGCCGGCTTCCTGCGCACCGGCCTGCTCGAGCCCGCGCGCGCCAGCCTGGAAGCGCAGGGACTCGCGGTACGCATTTTTTCCGACGTCGTCGCCGACCCGCCCGAACAGATCGTCCTCGCCGCGGTAGCCTCTGCCCGCGAGCACGAGACCGACCTCGTCATCGGCTTCGGCGGCGGCAGCTCGATGGATGTGGCGAAACTGGTGGCGGTGCTGGCCGGCAGCGACCAGCCTTTACACCAGATCTACGGGATCGGCAACGTCAAGGGTCAGCGGCTGCCATTGATCCAGGTGCCGACCACGGCCGGCACCGGTTCCGAGGTCACCAATATCGCCATCGTCACGACCGGAGAAACGACGAAGATGGGCGTCGTCGCTCCCCAGCTGTATGCCGACCTCGCCCTGCTCGATGCCGAGCTGACGCTGGGCCTGCCGCCGCTGGTGACGGCCGCCACCGGCATCGATGCGATGGTGCATGCGATCGAGGCCTATACGAGCAAGCACAAGAAAAATCCATTGTCCGACAACCTGGCGCGCCAGGCGCTCGGCCTGCTGTCGAGTAACCTGATGACGGCGGTCGAAACCGGCAGCAATCTGGAAGCGCGCCAGGCGATGCTGCTCGGCGCCTGCCTCGCCGGCCAGGCCTTCTCGAATGCGCCGGTCGCCGCCGTGCACGCCCTCGCCTACCCGATCGGCGGCATTTTCCATGTGCCGCACGGGCTGTCGAATTCGCTCGTCCTGCCGCATGTGCTGCGTTTTAATGCATCCCATGCGGCGCCCCTGTACGCCGAGCTGGCCGATATCGTGGTGCCGGGCGCCAGCGGCAGCCACGCCGCACGCACCGAAGGCTTGATTGCTGCGATGCAACAGATCGCGCTACGCACCGGGATCCAGACCAGGTTGGCGGATGTAGGCATTGCGGAGGCCGACCTGGACCGGCTGGCGGACGACGCCATGTTGCAGACGCGCCTGCTGGGGAACAATCCGAGAGAATTGACGCGTGCCGACGCACGCGCGATCTACGCCGCCGCCTTATAG
- the rsmG gene encoding 16S rRNA (guanine(527)-N(7))-methyltransferase RsmG, whose translation MRGFDREKLMTVLSDGIDAMDLPLWAAQREQLMDYLALMAKWNGVYNLTSLRDPLQMVTHHLLDSLAAVPAFKDAKNVLDVGAGGGLPGLVLAIARPDMKVSLIDTVHKKTAFLTQVKAELGLSNVTVYTMKVQDLKAGPFDVITSRAFADLSDFVNWSGHLLAEGGQFIALKGTAPAEEQERLPLEWRVRELRPIKVAKLEAERHLVFIEKAAQTT comes from the coding sequence GTGAGGGGTTTTGACCGCGAAAAATTGATGACGGTACTGAGCGACGGCATCGACGCCATGGATTTGCCGCTGTGGGCCGCCCAGCGCGAGCAGTTGATGGACTATCTCGCCTTGATGGCCAAGTGGAACGGCGTCTATAACCTGACTTCGCTGCGCGACCCGCTGCAGATGGTCACCCATCATTTACTGGATTCCCTGGCGGCGGTCCCAGCATTCAAGGATGCGAAAAACGTGCTCGACGTCGGCGCCGGCGGCGGCCTGCCCGGGCTGGTACTGGCGATCGCGCGGCCGGACATGAAAGTATCGCTGATCGACACCGTCCACAAGAAAACAGCCTTCCTGACGCAGGTAAAAGCGGAGCTGGGCTTGTCGAATGTCACCGTCTACACGATGAAAGTGCAGGACTTAAAAGCGGGACCTTTCGACGTCATCACCTCGCGTGCTTTTGCCGACCTCTCCGATTTCGTCAACTGGTCCGGGCACCTGCTGGCCGAGGGCGGGCAATTCATTGCCTTGAAAGGTACGGCGCCGGCCGAGGAGCAGGAAAGGCTGCCGCTGGAGTGGAGGGTGCGCGAACTACGCCCAATCAAGGTGGCGAAACTGGAGGCGGAACGGCACCTGGTTTTCATCGAAAAAGCAGCACAAACAACCTAA
- a CDS encoding alpha/beta fold hydrolase — MKQETLVLTVNGLRMQVQSAGEGPAVVLLHGFPDTHIVWRKQIAPLMAAGYRVLAPDLRGYGGSDAPREVSAYRLQHIAADVLAMLDQLGIARARVVGHDWGAAIGWMLCMRAPERIEQYVALSVGHPLAFAKAGPMQMLRSSYMMWFLVPGLAEKSLTAGDFYLLNRFTRDRAQVGHWKKNLREPGRMTAALNYYRANVPHGIAIAARAEPVRVPVMGVWSSGDQALGETQMRDSTAYVAEYFRYERIEGADHWLQVTASEQVNALLLDFFANGPHSAAPATSA; from the coding sequence ATGAAACAGGAGACCCTGGTCCTGACCGTGAATGGCTTGCGCATGCAGGTGCAGAGCGCAGGGGAGGGTCCCGCTGTCGTGCTGCTGCACGGCTTTCCCGACACCCATATCGTATGGCGCAAGCAGATCGCGCCGCTGATGGCGGCCGGTTACCGGGTGCTGGCGCCCGACCTGCGCGGTTATGGCGGCAGCGATGCACCACGTGAAGTTTCTGCCTACCGCTTGCAGCACATCGCCGCCGACGTGCTGGCCATGCTCGACCAGCTCGGCATTGCCCGGGCGCGCGTGGTCGGGCACGACTGGGGCGCCGCGATCGGCTGGATGCTGTGCATGAGGGCGCCGGAGCGCATCGAGCAATATGTGGCGCTGTCGGTCGGCCATCCGCTTGCCTTCGCCAAGGCCGGCCCGATGCAAATGCTGCGCTCGAGCTACATGATGTGGTTCCTGGTACCGGGCCTGGCCGAGAAATCGCTGACGGCCGGCGATTTTTATCTGCTGAACCGGTTTACAAGGGACCGCGCCCAGGTCGGCCACTGGAAGAAGAACCTGCGGGAGCCGGGCCGCATGACGGCCGCCCTGAATTACTATCGGGCAAACGTGCCACACGGGATAGCCATCGCCGCCAGAGCTGAGCCGGTGCGGGTGCCGGTGATGGGCGTCTGGAGCAGCGGCGACCAGGCGCTGGGCGAAACGCAAATGCGCGACTCGACTGCCTATGTGGCCGAGTATTTCCGGTATGAGCGCATCGAGGGCGCCGATCACTGGCTGCAGGTCACGGCCAGCGAGCAAGTAAATGCTTTACTGCTCGATTTCTTTGCCAACGGGCCGCATTCTGCGGCCCCTGCCACGTCCGCCTGA
- a CDS encoding branched-chain amino acid ABC transporter permease, giving the protein MNKKIFYTLALVAALAAPFVGYPVFLMKLLCFALFACAFNLLIGFTGLLSFGHAAFFGSAGYMTGYLLSTVGLPTELGILAGVATSAVLGLVIGSLAIRRQGIYFSMITLALAQMVYFAALRSPFTHGEDGLQGVPRGKLLGVLDLGNDLTLYYVVLAICVAGFALIVRTVHSPFGQVLKAIKENEPRAISLGYDADKYKLLAFVLSAALTGLAGSTKTLVLGFETLTDVHWTMSGLVVLMTLVGGMGTMVGPIIGAFIIVALENKLGELGNFLANSTGISWFSSLGESVGMVTGLIFIVCVLLFRRGIVGEIGALFERIGKKRPAASTRVAAAADREAA; this is encoded by the coding sequence ATGAACAAGAAAATTTTCTATACGCTGGCCCTGGTCGCCGCGCTGGCGGCGCCTTTTGTCGGCTATCCCGTCTTCCTGATGAAGCTGCTGTGCTTCGCGCTGTTCGCCTGCGCTTTTAATCTTCTGATCGGTTTTACGGGACTGCTCTCCTTTGGCCACGCCGCCTTCTTCGGCAGCGCCGGCTACATGACCGGGTATCTGTTATCCACAGTTGGCCTGCCGACCGAACTCGGCATTCTGGCCGGCGTCGCCACCAGCGCCGTGCTCGGCCTCGTGATCGGCTCGCTGGCGATCCGCCGCCAGGGCATTTATTTTTCGATGATCACGCTCGCCCTGGCGCAGATGGTGTATTTTGCCGCCCTGCGCAGCCCGTTTACGCACGGCGAAGACGGCCTGCAGGGCGTGCCCCGCGGGAAGCTGCTCGGCGTGCTCGACCTGGGCAACGACTTGACCCTGTACTACGTGGTGCTGGCCATCTGCGTCGCCGGTTTTGCCCTGATCGTGCGCACCGTTCATTCCCCGTTCGGCCAGGTGCTGAAGGCGATCAAGGAAAACGAGCCCAGGGCCATTTCCCTTGGCTATGACGCGGACAAGTACAAGCTGCTCGCGTTCGTGCTCTCAGCGGCCCTTACAGGCCTTGCAGGGTCCACCAAAACCCTGGTGCTCGGCTTCGAGACCCTGACCGACGTCCACTGGACCATGTCGGGCCTGGTTGTCCTGATGACCCTGGTCGGCGGCATGGGCACGATGGTGGGCCCGATCATCGGCGCTTTTATTATTGTCGCGCTGGAAAACAAGCTGGGAGAGCTTGGCAACTTCCTGGCCAACAGCACCGGTATTTCCTGGTTCTCGTCCCTGGGGGAATCGGTCGGCATGGTCACCGGCCTGATCTTCATCGTCTGCGTGCTGCTGTTCCGCCGCGGTATCGTCGGAGAAATCGGCGCCCTGTTCGAGCGCATCGGCAAGAAGCGCCCGGCAGCGTCCACCCGCGTGGCAGCGGCCGCCGACCGCGAAGCAGCCTGA
- a CDS encoding branched-chain amino acid ABC transporter permease, translating to MEIFGVPLQAMMSQLLLGLVNGSFYAMLSLGLAVIFGLLNVINFSHGALYMMGAFIAYIGVTSYGLNYWMMLVLAPFAVGLFGIAVEKTMLRWLYKLDHLYGLLLTFGITLLLEGVFRSFFGVSGQTLEVPEALTGATDLGFMMLPNYRAWVVVSSLVVCLGTWFVIEKTRLGAYLRAGTENPKLVEAFGINVPRMVTLTYGFGVALAGLAGVLAAPVINVTPLMGSNLIIVVFAVVVIGGMGSILGSIITGLLLGVIEGLTRVFYPEGSEVVVFVVMVIVLLLRPAGLFGKEK from the coding sequence ATGGAAATTTTTGGCGTCCCCCTCCAAGCCATGATGAGCCAGCTGCTGCTGGGCTTAGTGAATGGTTCTTTTTACGCGATGCTCTCGCTCGGCCTGGCCGTGATTTTCGGTCTGCTGAACGTCATCAATTTTTCCCACGGTGCGCTGTACATGATGGGGGCGTTCATCGCCTACATCGGCGTCACCTCGTACGGCCTGAATTACTGGATGATGCTGGTGCTGGCGCCCTTCGCCGTCGGCCTGTTCGGTATCGCCGTCGAAAAGACGATGCTGCGCTGGCTGTATAAACTCGATCATTTATATGGCCTGCTGCTGACCTTTGGCATCACTCTGCTGCTGGAGGGCGTGTTCCGCTCCTTCTTCGGCGTCTCGGGCCAGACCCTGGAGGTACCGGAAGCCCTGACCGGCGCGACCGACCTCGGCTTCATGATGCTGCCGAACTACCGCGCCTGGGTCGTCGTCTCCTCCCTCGTCGTCTGCCTCGGCACCTGGTTCGTGATCGAAAAAACGCGACTTGGCGCCTACCTGCGCGCCGGTACCGAAAACCCGAAACTGGTCGAGGCCTTCGGCATCAACGTGCCGCGCATGGTGACCTTGACCTATGGCTTCGGCGTCGCCCTGGCGGGCCTGGCCGGGGTGCTGGCCGCGCCCGTGATCAACGTCACGCCGCTGATGGGCTCGAACCTCATCATCGTCGTGTTCGCCGTCGTCGTGATCGGCGGCATGGGTTCCATCCTCGGTTCCATCATCACCGGCTTGCTGCTGGGCGTGATCGAGGGTTTAACACGGGTGTTCTATCCCGAAGGCTCCGAGGTCGTCGTATTCGTCGTCATGGTCATCGTGCTGCTGCTGCGCCCGGCCGGTCTGTTCGGTAAGGAGAAATAA
- the mnmG gene encoding tRNA uridine-5-carboxymethylaminomethyl(34) synthesis enzyme MnmG produces MLFPTEFDVIVVGGGHAGTEAALASARMGQKTLLLTHNIETLGQMSCNPSIGGIGKGHLVKEVDALGGAMAIATDESGIQFRILNSSKGPAVRATRAQADRILYKAAIRSRLENQPNLWLFQQAVDDLMVEGDRVVGAVTQIGLQFRARAVVLTAGTFLDGKIHVGLQNYTAGRAGDPAAVSLSSRLKELKLPQGRLKTGTPPRIDGRSIDYSVLAEQPGDLDPVPVFSYMGNAAMHPKQVPCWVTHTNAQTHDIIRNGLDRSPMYTGVIEGVGPRYCPSIEDKIQRFASKESHQIFLEPEGLTTHEIYPNGISTSLPFDVQLALVRSMKGMENAFILRPGYAIEYDYYDPRGLKSSLETRAIKGLFFAGQINGTTGYEEAAAQGLLAGMNAALQTKGEPAWTPGRSEAYLGVLVDDLTTQGVAEPYRMFTSRAEYRLSLREDNADMRLTEMGRKLGVVGDAQWAAFETKREAVARELERLRSTWVNPRILAAAESERVVGQALEREYNLADLLRRPGVEYATLMTMTGVEGQPLAGPGVADPAVKEQVEIQLKYAGYIDRQAKEVERHDHYENLKLPDNLDYLDIAALSFEVRQKLDKQRPETLGQASRISGVTPAAISLLLVHLKKRGAKGFTSIPAINEEAAQ; encoded by the coding sequence ATGCTATTTCCAACTGAATTTGACGTGATCGTCGTCGGCGGCGGCCATGCCGGCACCGAGGCCGCGCTCGCGTCCGCACGCATGGGGCAGAAGACCCTGCTCCTTACCCACAACATCGAAACCCTGGGCCAGATGTCCTGCAATCCGTCGATCGGCGGCATCGGCAAGGGCCATCTGGTCAAGGAAGTGGACGCTTTAGGCGGCGCGATGGCGATCGCCACCGACGAATCCGGCATCCAGTTCCGCATCCTGAACTCCTCGAAAGGTCCGGCAGTGCGCGCCACCCGGGCCCAGGCCGACCGCATCCTGTATAAGGCGGCGATCCGCTCGCGTCTGGAAAACCAGCCGAATTTGTGGCTGTTCCAGCAGGCGGTCGACGACCTGATGGTCGAGGGCGACCGCGTCGTCGGCGCCGTCACCCAGATCGGCCTGCAGTTCCGCGCCCGTGCCGTGGTGCTGACGGCCGGTACTTTCCTCGACGGTAAAATCCATGTCGGCTTGCAGAACTACACGGCGGGCCGTGCGGGCGACCCGGCGGCCGTCTCGCTGTCGAGCCGTTTAAAGGAACTCAAACTGCCGCAGGGCCGCCTGAAAACCGGCACGCCGCCGCGCATCGACGGCCGCAGCATCGATTATTCGGTGCTGGCCGAACAGCCGGGCGACCTCGATCCGGTGCCCGTGTTTTCGTATATGGGCAATGCCGCGATGCACCCGAAACAGGTGCCGTGCTGGGTCACGCACACGAATGCGCAGACCCACGACATCATCCGCAACGGCCTCGACCGCAGCCCGATGTACACCGGCGTCATCGAAGGCGTCGGCCCGCGTTACTGCCCCTCGATCGAAGACAAGATCCAACGCTTCGCGTCGAAGGAATCGCACCAGATCTTCCTCGAGCCGGAGGGTTTGACGACGCACGAAATCTACCCGAACGGGATCTCGACCAGCCTGCCGTTCGACGTGCAGCTCGCCTTGGTACGCTCGATGAAGGGCATGGAAAACGCCTTTATTTTGCGCCCCGGCTACGCCATCGAATACGATTACTATGACCCGCGCGGCCTGAAATCGTCGCTCGAAACCAGGGCGATCAAGGGCCTGTTCTTCGCCGGCCAGATCAACGGCACCACCGGCTACGAGGAAGCGGCGGCCCAAGGGCTGTTGGCCGGCATGAATGCGGCCCTGCAAACGAAAGGCGAACCAGCCTGGACCCCGGGCCGTTCGGAAGCCTATCTGGGCGTGCTGGTCGACGACCTCACGACCCAGGGCGTGGCGGAACCGTACCGCATGTTCACCAGCCGCGCCGAATACCGTTTATCCCTGCGCGAAGACAATGCGGACATGCGCTTGACCGAAATGGGCCGCAAACTGGGCGTCGTCGGCGATGCGCAGTGGGCCGCGTTCGAGACCAAACGCGAAGCGGTGGCGCGCGAACTGGAGCGCCTGCGTTCGACCTGGGTCAACCCGCGCATCCTTGCGGCGGCCGAGTCGGAACGCGTCGTCGGCCAGGCGCTGGAACGCGAGTACAACCTGGCCGATCTGCTGCGCCGTCCGGGGGTCGAATACGCCACCCTGATGACGATGACCGGTGTCGAAGGCCAGCCGCTGGCCGGGCCCGGCGTTGCCGATCCTGCCGTGAAAGAGCAGGTCGAAATCCAGCTGAAATACGCCGGTTATATCGACCGCCAGGCGAAGGAAGTCGAGCGTCACGACCACTACGAAAACCTGAAATTGCCGGACAACCTGGACTACCTGGACATTGCCGCTCTGTCCTTCGAGGTGCGCCAGAAGCTCGATAAACAGCGTCCGGAAACCCTGGGCCAGGCTTCGCGCATCTCCGGCGTGACGCCGGCGGCCATTTCCCTGCTGCTGGTGCACCTGAAAAAACGCGGCGCCAAGGGGTTTACGAGTATCCCGGCAATCAATGAGGAGGCAGCACAGTGA
- a CDS encoding ABC transporter ATP-binding protein, with amino-acid sequence MTAALEISDLQAWYGESHILHGISLSVAPGEVVTLLGRNGAGRTTTLRAIMGLTGRRTGSIRINGVEAVGLPTHRIAHLGVGYCPEERGIFSSLSTEENLLLPPALKVGGTAMSIDEIYEMFPNLKERRHSQGTRLSGGEQQMLAVARILRTGARLLLLDEISEGLAPVIVQGLARMITMLKAKGYTIIMVEQNFRFAAPLADRFHVVEHGQIVETIEARDLEARMPVLTELLGV; translated from the coding sequence ATGACCGCGGCCCTGGAAATCAGCGACCTGCAAGCCTGGTACGGCGAATCGCACATCCTGCACGGCATCAGCCTGTCGGTGGCGCCCGGCGAAGTCGTCACCTTGTTAGGTCGAAATGGCGCCGGCCGCACGACCACGCTGCGCGCGATCATGGGGCTGACGGGCCGCCGTACGGGCTCGATCCGCATCAACGGCGTCGAGGCGGTCGGTTTGCCGACCCACCGCATCGCCCACCTGGGTGTCGGTTATTGCCCGGAAGAGCGCGGCATTTTCTCCTCGCTGTCGACCGAAGAAAACCTGCTCTTGCCGCCTGCCTTGAAAGTGGGCGGGACGGCGATGTCGATCGACGAAATTTACGAGATGTTCCCGAATCTGAAAGAGCGCCGCCACAGCCAGGGCACGCGCCTGTCGGGCGGGGAGCAGCAGATGCTGGCGGTGGCGCGCATCCTGCGCACCGGCGCGCGCCTGCTGCTGCTCGACGAGATCTCCGAGGGCCTGGCGCCGGTCATCGTGCAGGGTCTGGCCCGCATGATCACCATGCTCAAGGCGAAGGGCTACACGATCATCATGGTCGAGCAGAACTTCCGCTTCGCCGCGCCCCTGGCGGACCGGTTCCACGTTGTCGAACATGGGCAAATTGTCGAGACCATCGAGGCGCGCGACCTCGAGGCGCGCATGCCTGTACTGACCGAGCTACTCGGCGTGTAG
- a CDS encoding ABC transporter ATP-binding protein: MADVILETKNLTKEFKGFTAVNDVDLRVQRGHIHALIGPNGAGKTTCFNLLTKFLVPTSGQILFNGRDITRDKPAQIARQGIIRSFQISAVFPHLTVLQNVRIGLQRELGTSFHFWRSEGSLSSLDERAMALLDEVDLSSFADTVTADLPYGRKRALEIATTLAMEPELMLLDEPTQGMGHEDVHRVTALIKKVSQGRTILMVEHNMNVVSGICDRISVLQRGAMLAEGTYAEVSKNPQVMQAYMGTADGELEAGHA, encoded by the coding sequence ATGGCAGACGTCATTCTTGAAACAAAGAACTTGACCAAAGAGTTCAAGGGTTTTACTGCAGTCAATGATGTCGACCTGCGCGTTCAGCGCGGCCACATCCACGCCTTGATCGGCCCGAACGGCGCCGGCAAGACCACCTGTTTTAATTTGCTGACCAAATTCCTGGTGCCGACCTCAGGCCAGATCCTCTTCAATGGGCGCGACATCACGCGCGACAAGCCGGCGCAGATCGCACGCCAGGGCATTATTCGGTCCTTCCAGATTTCGGCCGTGTTCCCCCACCTGACGGTGCTGCAGAACGTGAGAATTGGGCTGCAGCGCGAGCTGGGCACCAGTTTCCACTTCTGGCGCAGCGAGGGGTCGCTGTCGTCGCTGGACGAGCGCGCCATGGCGCTGCTCGACGAAGTCGATTTGAGCAGCTTCGCCGACACCGTCACGGCGGACCTGCCCTACGGCCGCAAGCGCGCGCTCGAGATCGCGACGACCCTGGCGATGGAGCCGGAGCTGATGCTGCTCGACGAGCCGACCCAGGGCATGGGCCACGAGGACGTGCACCGCGTCACGGCCCTGATTAAAAAAGTGTCACAAGGACGCACGATTTTGATGGTCGAACACAATATGAACGTCGTTTCCGGCATCTGCGACCGCATTTCCGTCCTCCAGCGCGGCGCCATGCTGGCTGAAGGGACCTATGCCGAAGTCTCGAAAAATCCGCAAGTGATGCAGGCCTATATGGGCACCGCCGACGGCGAGCTCGAAGCGGGGCATGCATGA